The DNA window TGAATCGGATTCCGGGCTCGACATCGATGCCCTGAAAATCGTCTCCCAGGGCGTGAACGCGCTGCGCGACGGCAAACGCGCCTTCATCATCGTCACTCACTATCAGCGCATCCTTGACTATATCAAGCCGGACTATGTCCATGTGCTGTATCAGGGGCGGATTGTGAAGTCGGGGGATTTCACTCTCGTCAAACAGCTGGAGGAGCAGGGCTATGGCTGGCTTACCGAACAGCAGTAATGCGCTGCAGCAGTGGCACCATCTGTTTGAAGCGCAGGGCGACCAGCGTACGCCGGAGGCCAGCCAGCATCTGCAGCAGCTGTTGCGCCTGGGTCTGCCGACGCGCAAGCAGGAGGACTGGAAATACACCCCGCTGGACGCGCTGATTAACGGCCGCTTCGTCGCCGATGAGGGAGCGTCGATCAGCGCCGAACAGCGTGACGCGCTGGCGCTGCCGCTGGACGCCTGGCGACTGGTGTTTATCGACGGTCGCTATCATCCTGAGCTGAGCGACGATCTCGCCGCCAGCGGCGTGGAGGTCAGCGTCGATAACCAGCGCCAGCATCTGCCGGATGCCCTCCAGCCGGAGGTGTTTCTCCATCTGACCGAAAGCCTGGCGCAGACGGTGACCCGCCTGCGCGTGCCGCGCAACCGTCGCCTGGACAAGCCGCTGCTGCTGATGCATATCACCCGCGGCCTGGCCGGCGATGCGCTGAATACCGCCCACTATCGTCACCATCTGGCGCTGGAGAGCGGGGCGGAGGCGACGATTGTCGAGCACTATCTTAGCTTTGATGAGCAACCGCACTTCACCGGCGGGCGGCTGACCATGACGGTGGCGGACAACGCGCGCCTGCAGCACATCAAGCTGGCGTTCGAGAACGCGCACAGCTACCACTTCGCCCATAACGACCTGCTGCTGGGCCGCGACGCCTCGGCTTTCAGCAGCAGTTTCCTGCTCGGCGGTCAGGTGCTGCGTCATCACACCAGCACGCGTCTGGGCGGCGAAAACAGCGACCTGCGTCTTAACTCGCTGGCGATGCCGGTGAAAAATGAGGTCTGCGACAGCCGCACCTGGCTGGACCACCAGGTTGGGTACTGTACCAGCCGCCAGCTGCACAAAACCATTGTCAGCGATAAGGGCCGGGCGGTGTTTAACGGGCTGATCAACGTCGCGCCGCATGCGCTGAAAACCGACGGCCAGATGACCAACAACAATCTGCTGCTCGGGCGGCTGGCGGAGGTCGACACCAAACCGCAGCTGGAGATTTACGCCGATGACGTGAAATGCAGCCACGGGGCGACGGTAGGGCGTATTGACGAAGAACAGCTGTTCTATCTGCGCTCGCGCGGGATTGAACAGCAGGCGGCGCAGCAGATGATCCTCTACGCCTTCGCCGCCGAGCTTACCGAAGCTATCCGCAGCGACGCGCTCAGAGAGCAGGTGCTGGCGCGGATTGGAGAGCGTTTGCCGGGAGGCACAGCATGACATTTTCAGTAGAACGGGTTCGCGCCGATTTTCCGGTACTGAGCCGGGAGGTCAACGGCCAGCCGCTGGTCTATCTTGACAGCGCCGCCAGCGCCCAGAAACCGGAGGCAGTGATTGGCGCCGAAGCGGAATTCTATCGCCACGGCTACGCGGCGGTGCATCGTGGGATCCATACCCTCAGCGCGGAAGCCACCGCGCGGATGGAGGCGGTGCGGCAGCAGGCGGCCATCTTCCTTAACGCCGGCTCGGCGGAGGAGCTGGTATTCGTGCGCGGCACCACCGAGGGCATTAACCTGGTGGCCAACAGCTGGGGAAACGCCAACGTCGGCGCCGGGGATAACATCATCATCAGCGAGATGGAGCACCACGCCAACATCGTACCGTGGCAGATGCTCTGCGCCAGGGTAGGGGCTGAGCTGCGGGTGATCCCCCTCAACCCGGACGGCACCCTGCAGCTGGACGTGGTTCCCGGGCTGTTTGACCAGCGTACCCGCCTGCTGGCGATAACCGAAGTCTCCAACGTGCTGGGGACGGAAAACCCGCTGTCGGCGCTGATTGCCCTTGCGCATCAGCATGGCGCGAAAGTGCTGGTGGACGGCGCCCAGGCGGTGATGCACCACCCGGTGGACGTTCAGGCGCTGGGCTGCGATTTTTATGTCTTCTCCGGCCATAAACTGTACGGCCCGACCGGGATCGGCGTGCTCTACGCCCGGGCCGAGCTGCTGCAGACAATGGCGCCATGGGAAGGGGGCGGGTCGATGATCGCCACCGTCAGCCTGACGGAGGGCACCACCTGGAACCAGGCGCCCTGGCGCTTTGAGGCCGGCACGCCGAATACCGGGGGGATCATTGGCCTCGGCGCGGCGCTGAGCTACGTCAGCCAGCTGGGACTGACCCAGATCGCCGAATACGAGCAGACGCTGATGCGCTACGCGCTGGAGGCCCTGCGCGCGGTGCCGGATCTGATCCTCTACGGTCCGGCGCAGCGCAAAGGGGTGATTGCCTTTAACCTCGGCCAGCATCACGCCTATGACGTCGGCAGCTTCCTCGATAACTACGGGATCGCCGTGCGGACCGGGCATCACTGCGCCATGCCGCTGATGGCCCGCTATCAGGTACCGGCCATGTGTCGGGCGTCGCTGGCGATGTACAATACCACGGAAGAGGTGGACCGCCTGGTGGCCGGCCTCCAGCGGATCCACAAACTATTAGGGTAAAGGACGTGACGATGGCGGCATTACCGGACAAAGACAAACTGTTGCGCAATTTTAGCCGTTGCGCCAACTGGGAAGAGAAGTATCTCTATATCATTGAGCTGGGCCAGCGGCTGCCGCCGCTGAGCGCCGAGGAGCACAGCCCGCAGAACATTATTCAGGGCTGTCAAAGCCAGGTGTGGATCGTGATGGCGCAGGATCCTTCCGGCGTTGTCACCCTGCGCGGCGACAGCGATGCGGCGATTGTCAAAGGGCTGATTGCGGTGGTGTTTATCCTTTATGACCGGATGACCGCCCAGGACATCACCGAGTTCGACGTCCGCCCGTGGTTTGAAAAAATGGCCCTCACCCAGCATCTTACCCCCTCCCGCTCGCAGGGCCTCGAAGCCATGATCCGCGCGATACGCGCGAAAGCCGCAAATATTAGCTAGAATAAACAGGTAGATTTCATTCTGTTACGTCCGGCAGGGCGCTGACCCTGCCGCCGTTCAGTCTCCTGGCGTTTTATCAGCGAAAGAAGGAATCTCAGTATGAAACGCAAAACGATGATCGCTTTAGCCCTTCTCGGTGCCCTTGGCGCCACCCCGGCCGCCTGGGCCGTCGATTACCCGCTGCCTCCGGCCAACAGCCGGCTGATTGGCCAGAATCAGTACTGGACGGTTCAGGAGAGCGATCGCAACCTGCAGGCGATTGCCCGCCATTTCGATACCGCGGCGATGCTGATCCTTGAAGCCAACGATACCATCGCGCCGGTGCAGCCGAAGCCCGGGACCCAGGTGCTGATCCCTTCTCAGATGCTGCTGCCCGACGTGCCGCGGGAGGGGATTGTCGTCAACCTCGCGGAGCTGCGGCTGTACTACTTCCCGCCGGGAGAGAATCAGGTCCAGGTTTATCCCCTGGGCATCGGCCAGTTAGGGCTGGAAACGCCGGAGATGACCACCCGCGTCGGGCAGAAGATCCCTAACCCGACCTGGACACCGACCGCCGGCATCCGCGCGCGCTCGCTGGAGAAAGGGGTGACGCTCCCGGCGGTGGTGCCGGCCGGGCCGAATAACCCGCTGGGCCGCTATGCGCTGCGTCTGGCCTACGGTAACGGCGAATATCTCATCCACGGGACTAACGCGCCGGACAGCGTTGGGCTGCGCGTCAGCTCGGGCTGTATGCGGATGAACGCCGATGACATCAAGGCGCTGTTCAGTCAGGTGAAAACCGGGACGCCGGTGCGGATCATCAATCAGCCGGTGAAGTTTGCCGTCGAGCCGGATGGTAAACGTTACGTAGAGGTCCACAGGCCGCTGTCGCAGACGGAAGGGGAAAACACCCGGACCATCGCTTACACGCTGCCAGCGGCGTTTCACGCCTTCGCTGAGGATAAAGCGGTGGATGACCTGCAGCTGAAAAAAGCGATGTCGAGAAGGGCGGGCTATCCGGTGGTGGTATCGACGGGGGCGGGTAGCGCGGCGACGTCGCTGTCGGCGCAGAACAGTTCGTCTGACAACGGCCTGCTCACCCAGTAGCCCTCAGCGCGAGGGCAAAAAAAATGGCGCACAGAGTGCGCCATTTTTATTACCAGAACTCTTACTTACGGTAAGAGTGAGCCTGGTTGTCCAGACGCTGGTTAGCGCGAGCTGCGTCGTCTTTAGCAGCCTGAACGTCGGAACGCATTGCGTTCACGTCGTTGCTCAGCTGGTCAACTTTAGCGTTCAGAGTCTGAACGTCAGAAGACAGCTGATCGATTTTAGCATTGCTGGAGCAACCAGCCAGCAGAGTAGAACCCAGGATTACCGCGCCCAGTACCAGTTTAGTACGATTCATTATTAATACCCTCTAGATTGAGTTAATCTCCATGTAGCGTTACAAGTATTACACAAACTTTTTTGGGATGAGAATATTTTTTTTACCTGAACGCACTTATTTTTGATCGTTCGCTCAAAGAAGCATCGAATTGGTCAAAATCGCTGAAAAAGGCGAGTGAAAACAGCACGCTTCCATCGGATTCATCTTAGATAATCTCTTATTAAATAGTAAATTCCGATTTGCATTTTTAATAGGAAGAGCTAGTCGATGAATAAAAAAAAGCGCCCCGAGAGGCGCTTTATTAAAAAAAACCAATTAACCTGTAAATTATTACAGCACGTGCACGGAAGCGGTATTAGTGGTGCCGCTCGGGACTAATGCGCCAGAGACCATCACCACCACGTCGCCTTTGCGCGCGAGGCCGCTCTTCAGCGCCAGATCTTTACCCAGGTGATAGAAATCATCCGTAGAGGCAATCTCTTCCACCAGCTGCGGCACAACGCCCTTGCTCAGCACCAGCTGGCGAGCAGTGGTTTCGTTGGTGGTCAGCGCCAGGATGGTGGCATCCGGGAAGTATTTGCGCACAGCGCGTGCGGATTTACCGCCCTGGGTGGCGACCACGATCAGCGGCGCTTCCAGTTTCTCAGCGGTTTCTACCGCGCCGCGGCACACCGCTTCGGTGATGCGCAGTTTACGGTTGTCGTTGTTGAAATCCAGACGGCTGGTCATGACGCGGTCGGTACGTTCGCAGATGGTCGCCATGATGGTGACCGCTTCCAGCGGGTATTTACCTTTCGCCGATTCGCCGGACAGCATTACCGCATCGGTGCCGTCGAGGATGGCGTTGGCCACGTCGCCGGCTTCAGCGCGGGTCGGACGTGGGTTTTTGATCATGGAGTCCAGCATCTGGGTCGCGGTGATAACCACTTTGCGCGCGCGGATACATTTTTCGATGATCATTTTCTGCGCGAAGATAACTTCTTCAACCGGGATCTCAACGCCCATGTCGCCACGAGCAACCATGATGCCGTCAGAGGCTTCGAGGATTTCGTCGAAGTTGTTCAGGCCTTCCTGGTTTTCGATTTTGGAGATGATCTGGATGTTTTCGCCGCCGTGGGCTTTCAGGTGCTCACGGATCTCGACGACGTCGGAACGCTTACGGATGAAGGAGGCCGCGACGAAGTCCACGCCCTGTTCGCAACCGAAGATCAGGTCCTGTTTGTCTTTTTCCGCCAGCGCCGGCAGGGCGATAGAGACGCCCGGCAGGTTCACGCCTTTGTTCTCGCCAAGGTCGCCGTTGTTCAGCACTTTACAGATAACTTTGTTGCCTTCGATAGCGGTCACTTCCATGCCGATCAGGCCATCGTCCACCAGAACGGTGTTGCCGACGCTCAGGTCGGAGGTGAAGCCTTCATAGGTTACCGCAACGATTTCGCTGTTGCCGATGACCGATTTATCGGTGGTGAAGGTGAAAGTCTGGCCCGCTTTCAGGGAGACGTCGTTGCCGCCTTCCAGCTTGATGGTACGAATTTCCGGTCCTTTGGTGTCCAGCAGAATAGCGGCTTTCTTACCGGTTTTGCTCATCACATTGCGCAGGTTCTGGATGCGCTGACCGTGTTCCGCATAGTCACCGTGGGAGAAGTTCAGACGCATCACGTTCATGCCGGCTTCCAGCATTTTGGTCAGCATCTCTTCAGATTCGGTTTTCGGACCGATGGTGCAAACAATTTTGGTCTTTTTCATGACAGTTTTAGTCTTTAAGTTGTGAAGGATATGGAATTCTCGCTCCGCGGGCGCACTGCCGGGGAGCCAAACCTGTATTACGAAAGTTGCTAAGCCACGCCCTAAGGATAGGTGACAACCCCGAAGCGTGCAGAAGAATGTGTGCTGGCGGTTCAGCCCATGAAATGTGGCAAGGTGTTATGCGTTTTATCATGCAGTCCAATGCGCTGAAACCATTCAAGAAAGAATCGAAGCGCATTATACGCTGGCGAAATCAAAAAGGAAAATAAAAACCTCGTTTCAAATTATGGACAAAACGCGTAACAAAACCGGCACGTTATGCATAAAACTATGCAACACATTTTTTCATCAGGCGTGATGAAAAGGGGCGGCGGAAAGGGAATTTTCTCCCGTTATGAGGCGGTAAAATGCGCCATTGACCCGGTAACGGGAGGATGATTTGCGTTGCCGGAAAAATCTATCAATAATGATTTGATTGATAATGAGAAAATGCGAGCCAGACTCAATGGGAAATAAAGCGAAAGACGACGAGCTGTACCAGGAAATGTGCCGCGTGGTGGGCAAAGTGGTGCTGGAGATGCGTGACCTTGGCCAGGAGCCGAAACACATTGTCATCGCCGGCGTACTGCGCACCTCGCTGGCGAACAGCAAAATCCAGCGTTCACCGCTCACCGAGGAGGCAATGGCGAAGGTCATTCACGCCCTCTCCGGACACTGACGCCTTTCGCCGGCGGGTCAGGAAATCACGAAGCGGACCACCGCCCGGACGGCAATGTCGCAGTGGTGGGCCACCATCGCTTCATCGTCAATGGCGGGCAGCGGATCGTCAAGGTACAGACTGCTGAAGGTGTAGAAATTCGACACCTGATAAAAGCTAAAGCTGCTGATTAACCGGTGAACATCGCGCGCTTCCAGCCCCGTCTGAAAGACCCCCTGCTGCTGGCCGCGCTGCAAAATGTCTTCCAGAATCGACAGGGCGGTACGATTCAGCGGCTTCAGCTCTCCCGAGGTCTTCAGCCACTTGCCGCGCTGCATGTTCTCCATGCAAATCACCCGCATATAGTCCGCGTGGGTGGCGTGATAGCGCACGCTCCAGCGCACCAGCCGCACCAGCGCCTCTACCGGCGGCACATTCTCCAGCCCCAGCTGCTGCTCGGTTTCGCGGATCCGCGCATACACATGCTGCAGCACCTCCTGATAGAGCTGCTCTTTGCTTTTGAAGTAGTAGACCACCATGCGCTTGGTGGTCTGCGCCTCGGTGGCGATCTGCTCCATGCGGGCGCCTGACAGCCCGTGTTCGGCAAAGACGGCGATAGCGGCGCTGAAGATCCGCTCCTTCAGAGATTGTGCTTCATCATGAGCAACGGCGGTCATGGCAACTCCTTTTTCTTGGGTGACAAAAAATACACATAATGATCACAATTTGGCAACCTGGTATGGCGAAAATGAACCAAATGATACATATTCAAGGCTCACGTCAGCTGTTGACCCGAGGACCTTATGCTGCGCTCTATCGCCACCGTTTCGATTTCCGGCACCCTGCCAGAGAAGCTGCACGCTATTGCGGCGGCGGGGTATCAGGGTGTGGAAATTTTCGAGAACGATCTGCTCTATTATACGGGGACGCCGGCGGAAATCCGCCAGCTGGCCGCCGATTTAGGGTTAAAAATCACGCTTTTTCAACCCTTTCGCGATTTTGAAGGCGCCAGCCGGGCGCAGTTTGCGGCCAATATGGCCCGCGCCAGACGCAAATTTGCGCTGATGCGCGAGCTGGGCTGCGACACGCTGCTGCTGTGCAGCAATGTGCAGCCGGACTGCTCGGCGGATAGCGAACTGCAGGTGGCGGACCTGCGGGCGCTGGCCACGCTGGCGGAAGAGGAGGGGATCGCTATCGGCTATGAGGCGCTGGCCTGGGGAACCCATGTGAACCGCTGGCAGCAGGCCTGGGAGCGGGTGCAGCGGGTGGACAGCCCGGCGCTGGGCCTGGTGCTCGACAGCTTCCATATCCTGGCCCGGGGCGACACCCTCGACGCGCTGCCATCGGTGCCGGTGGAGAAAATCACCTTCGTTCAGCTCGCCGATGCGCCGTATATGAAAATGGATCTCCTGGAGTGGAGTCGCCATTTCCGCTGCTTCCCCGGGCAGGGGGAGCTGCCGCTGGAGGCGTTTGCCGAGCAGATCACCCGCTGCGGCTATCGCGGCCCCTGGTCGCTGGAGATCTTTAATGACGGTTTTCGCGCCTCGCCGAACGGCGCGACGGCCAAAGATGGCTATCGTTCGCTGCTGTGGCTGGAGGAGCAGACTCGTCGCCGGCTCCCGGCGTGCGATGCCGATCTGTTTTCACCGCCGCCACCGCCGGTCTGTCACGGGCTGGAGTTTATCGAATTCGCCGCCAGCGTCGCCGAGGCGCAGCGCCTGGGGCAGCACCTGCAGGCGCTGGGTTTTCAGCACGAGGGAAGCCACCGCTCCAAACAGGTCACGCTGTGGCGCAACGGCGGGGCGCGGATCGTGATAAACCATCAGTCGCACAGCTGGGCCGATCACTTTTATCAACGCCACGGGGTATCGCTCTGCGCGATGGCGCTGCGGGTCGACAGCAGTGCGCCGATTGTCGCTCGCGCCCGCGCGCTGGGGTATGCCACCTGGCAGGGCGACGCCGGGCCGAACGAAACGCCGATCCCGGCGATCTGCGCCCCTGACGGCAGCCTGGTCTATCTCATCGATGCCGGGGAGGCGATCTACGAGCGCGACTTTCTCCTGCGCGATGGCGTGACGGTGCGCGAAGATTACCTCGGCATCGACCATCTGGCGCTGGGGATGGAGGCCGACAGCCGCGACAACTGGGTGATGTTCTTCCGCACGGTGTTTGGTTTTACGCTCGAACATGAGCAGACGCTGCCGGATCCCTATGGGCTGGTGCGTAGTCTGGCGGTGCGCAGCCCGCAGGGGGAGATCCGCCTGGCGCTGAATATCTCCCAGAGCCGGGCGACGCAGATCGCCCGCTCGGTCGCCTGCTACCAGGGGGCGGGGCTGCAGCATGCCGCCTTTGCCTGCCGCGATCTGCCGGCCACCTGCGACCAGCTCGCCGCGGTTGCCGATCATGCGCTGCCGATCCCGGCCAATTACTATGACGATCTGCTGGCGCGCTTTGGCGGCGAGCTGGACGTCGGGCGGCTCCAGCGGCGGCAGCTCCTCTACGACCGCGATCCGCAGGGCGGAGCATTCCTGCATCTGTATACCCGGCCCTTCATCGCCGGGCGCTTCTTCTTTGAATTAACCGAACGACGGGCAGGCTACGCGCTCTATGGCGCGGCGAATGCGGCCGTCCGTCTGGCGGCGATGCAGTATTGTTAGCCTGAATCAAATGGTTCATTATGCCTGAAACACAATAACAACACCCTCTGTACCCGAGACAGGAACCGACTATGAGCTCATATAGCCCTAACCCGACGGCCGCCGCCCAGCCAGCCGTCACCGCGCGCCGCTCCCGGCGGCGCATCGGCATTCTTGCGCTGCTGGCCATCGGCACCATGATCAACTACCTCGATCGCACCGTGCTGGGGATCGCCGCCCCAAAGCTGACCGGTGAGCTGGGGATCGACCCTGCGCTCATGGGGATCCTCTTCTCCGCTTTCGCCTGGACCTACGCTCTGGCGCAGATCCCCGGCGGGCTGTTTCTCGACCGTTTTGGCAACAAAGTGACCTATTTTCTGTCGCTGACCCTGTGGTCGCTGTTTACCCTGTTCCACGGCATGGCGGTGGGGCTGAAGACGCTGCTGCTGTGCCGTTTCGGGCTTGGCGTCAGCGAAGCGCCGTGCTTTCCGGTGAACAGCCGGGTGGTCAGCGCCTGGTTCCCGCAGCAGGAGCGCGCGAAGGCCACGGCGGTGTACACCGTGGGTGAATACCTCGGGCTGGCCTGCTTTGCCCCGCTGCTGTTCTGGATCATGGACGGCTTCGGCTGGCGGGTGCTGTTCGTCAGCGTCGGCGTGGTCGGCATTCTGTTCGCCCTGGTGTGGTGGCGCTGCTACCGCGAACCGCATGAAGACCCTCGTCTCAGCCAGCAGGAGCGCGAGCATATCGAAAACGGCGGCGGCCTGAGCGCCCCAGCCGACCAGCAGGTGGCGTTCAGCTGGCCGCTGGTCCGCCAGCTGCTGAGCAAACGTCAGATCATCGGCGCCAGTATCGGCCAGTTTGCCGGCAACACGGTGCTGGTATTCTTTCTTACCTGGTTTCCCACCTGGCTGGCCACCGAACGCCATATGCCGTGGCTGAAGGTCGGTTTCTTTTCCATCCTGCCGTTTGTCGCCGCCGCCGGCGGGGTGATGTTTGGCGGCTGGATCTCCGACAAGCTGCTTAAAGCCACCGGGTCGGCCAACCTGGGGCGTAAGCTGCCGATCGTCGCCGGCCTGCTGATGGCCAGCTGCATCATCTCCGCCAACTGGCTGCAGAGCGACCTGGCGGTGATCCTGGTGATGTCGTTTGCCTTTTTTGGCCAGGGGATGGTGGGCCTCGGCTGGACGCTGATCTCCGACATCGCCCCGAAGGGGCTGGGCGGGCTCACCGGCGGCCTGTTCAACTTTTGCGCCAACCTCGCGGGGATCCTCACCCCGCTGGTGATCGGCTTTATCGTCGCCGGGTTCGGCAATTTCTTCTACGCGTTGATCTACATCGGCGGCGCCGCGCTGCTGGGCGTGGCGGCCTATCTGTTTATCCTCGGCGACGTCAAACGTATCGAGTTATCGCAGTAAGCAAAGGAGCAAGGCATGGTGATTAGTGGGAATACGCGGCTGATAGCGCATCTTGGCTATCCGACCGCCAGTTTTAAGGCGCCGATGATCTACAACCCGTGGTTTGTCGACCAGCAGGTGGACGTGAAGGTGGTGCCAATGGGCGTCAGGCCGGAGGACTATGCCGCGTTTATTCCGCCGCTGTTTACGATGACCAATATCATCGGCGCGCTGGTGACGATGCCGCATAAAATCGCCACCTGCGATCTGGTGCAACGCCTGAGCCCGACGGCGGCTATCGCCGGCGCCTGCAACGCCATCCGTCGCGAGGCGGACGGCAGCCTCTCCGGGGACATGTTCGATGGCGACGGCTTTGTGCTGGGCCTGCGCCGTAAGGGATTTCAGCCTGAGGGGACGCGGGCGCTGGTGGTCGGCAGCGGCGGGGTGGGGTCGGCTATCGCCGCCTCCCTTGCGGCTGCAGCGGTCAGCGCCCTGACTCTGTACGATACCCGTCCCGAGGTGGCGCACGCTCTCGCTGGACGGCTGCATCAGCACTATCCCCAGCTCGATATCACTCTGATGCAGCACGATCCTGCCGGACACGAGCTGGTGGTCAACGCCACGCCGCTGGGGATGAAGGTCAGCGATCCGCTGCCGCTGGACGTAGACCGTCTGGCGCCAGGCACCTGGGTGGGGGAGGTGGTGATGACCCAGGAGTATACTCCGTTGCTGAGAGCCGCCCAGGCGCGACAGTGCCACATCCAGCGCGGGACCGACATGCTGTTTGAAATGATCCCTGCCTATCTGCGCTTTTTCGACCTGCCGGTAGCCACCCCTGAACAGCTCCGGGCGCTGGCGGAAATTCGCTACTGACGCGACGCCCCTCCGGCCGCACCGCGCAGTGTGGCCGGGTTTATCATCACGTTATCTGCAGGCGGTTTCTCACACGCCAGCGGACGTTCAGGGCATTTCGTACCACACTTCTTCATCCTCCATGCGGGCTTCTATCTGGCCCGCCACCCTCTGCAGCGCGGAGAGATGCTTCTGCGCCGCCTGCTCAATGGTCATGGCGCTGGCGATATAGACCAGGTTGAGGCAGCCGATGACCCGCTGCTGGCTGCAGACCGGCACAGCGATAGAGGCGATTTTCTCCTCCTGCCGCCAGCCGCGGAAATTTTCGCCATAGCCGTTCTGGCGGGTGCGGGCGAGGATCGCCGCCAGCCGTTCCGGTTCGCGAGCCAGCTGATACTCCGCTTCCGGACGGGCGGCCAGCATGCTGAGAATGGCGTCGCGCTCCGCGTCGGGGGCAAAGGCCAGCCACGTCAGACCGGAGGCGGTGAGCAGCAGCGGCAGTCGCCGTCCGACCATCGCCCGGTGAAACGACAGCCGACTGAAGCGGTGGGTGGTTTCGCGCACCACCATGGCGTCGACGTCGAGGGTGGTGATATCCGTCGGCCACTGGACCTCGCGCAGCAGCTCCCCGAGCAGCGGCGTGGCGAGGGCAGAAATCCAATGTTCGTCACGAAATCCGTCGCTCAGCTGGCGGACGTTAATGGTCAGACGAAAGCTGTCATCGGAGCGGCTGCGGCGGACAAAACCTTCCTCCTGCAGCGTCTCCAGCAGCCGGCGCACGGTGGTGCGATGCAGGCCGCTAAACTCCGCCAGCAGGCCGGGCGTCGCGCCGCCGTCGAATTTATTTAACAATTTTAATAACAATAAACCCCGGCTTAATCCGCGCACCGTTTTGTACTCAGTGGCCCCATCATCACGCATAAATCCTTCCTTAAAATGCTTTATAAACAGCGATGTGCACCTGGTGCACATTCAGCGATGTTTTGATTGTAGCCGAAAACACCCGCCCTATACTCAGCCCATTATAAAAATACGTTTACACATGATTAACAAATTGCCTGTCAGCCGGGCAGTTTCCGAGTCGTGAGGTCGCTAAGAATGACAACATCTACACCCGATATTCAACCCGCCGTGCAGCATACCGCCCAGGTCGCCATTGCCGGCGCCGGTCCGGTAGGCCTGATGATGGCCAACTACCTTGGCCAGATGGGCATCAGCGTGCTGCTGGTAGAAAAGCTCGACAAACTGATCGATTACCCGCGGGCCATCGGTATTGACGATGAGTCGCTGCGGGCGATGCAGGCGGTGGGGCTGGTGGATGACGTGCTGCCGCACACCACGCCGTGGCACGCCATGCGCTTTCTGACCCCGAAGGGCCGCTGCTTTGCCGACATCCAGCCGATGACCGATGAGTTTGGCTGGTCGCGGCGCAATGCCTTTATTCAGCCGCAGGTGGATGCGGTGATGTATCACGGCCTGCAGCGTTTCCCGCAGGTCCGTTGCCTCTTCTCCCGCGAGGTGGAAGCCTTTAGCCAGAGCAGTGACGGTGTCACGTTAAATATCAAAGGACCGGATGGCGAGCGGGAGACAGTGCGCGCTGACTGGCTGGTGGCCTGCGACGGCGGCGCCAGCTTTATTCGCCGCACGCTGAACGTCCCTTTCGAAGGCAAGACCGCGCCGAACCAGTGGATCGTCATCGATATCGCCAACGATCCGCTGGCCACCCCGCACGTCTACCTGTGCTGCGACCCGGTGCGGCCCTACGTTTCCGCCGCGCTGCCCCACGGCGTGCGCCGCTTTGAATTTATGGTGATGCCCGGGGAAACCGAAGCCCAGCTCAGCGAGCCGCACAATATGCGCCGTCTGCTGAGCAAAGTGCTGCCGGACCCGGATCGCGTCGAGCTGATCCGCCAGCGGGTCTACACCCATAACGCGCGCCTTGCCGAGCGCTTTCGCATTGACCGGGTGCTGCTGGCCGGCGACGCCGCGCACATCATGCC is part of the Klebsiella quasipneumoniae subsp. quasipneumoniae genome and encodes:
- a CDS encoding MFS transporter yields the protein MSSYSPNPTAAAQPAVTARRSRRRIGILALLAIGTMINYLDRTVLGIAAPKLTGELGIDPALMGILFSAFAWTYALAQIPGGLFLDRFGNKVTYFLSLTLWSLFTLFHGMAVGLKTLLLCRFGLGVSEAPCFPVNSRVVSAWFPQQERAKATAVYTVGEYLGLACFAPLLFWIMDGFGWRVLFVSVGVVGILFALVWWRCYREPHEDPRLSQQEREHIENGGGLSAPADQQVAFSWPLVRQLLSKRQIIGASIGQFAGNTVLVFFLTWFPTWLATERHMPWLKVGFFSILPFVAAAGGVMFGGWISDKLLKATGSANLGRKLPIVAGLLMASCIISANWLQSDLAVILVMSFAFFGQGMVGLGWTLISDIAPKGLGGLTGGLFNFCANLAGILTPLVIGFIVAGFGNFFYALIYIGGAALLGVAAYLFILGDVKRIELSQ
- a CDS encoding bifunctional sugar phosphate isomerase/epimerase/4-hydroxyphenylpyruvate dioxygenase family protein; this translates as MLRSIATVSISGTLPEKLHAIAAAGYQGVEIFENDLLYYTGTPAEIRQLAADLGLKITLFQPFRDFEGASRAQFAANMARARRKFALMRELGCDTLLLCSNVQPDCSADSELQVADLRALATLAEEEGIAIGYEALAWGTHVNRWQQAWERVQRVDSPALGLVLDSFHILARGDTLDALPSVPVEKITFVQLADAPYMKMDLLEWSRHFRCFPGQGELPLEAFAEQITRCGYRGPWSLEIFNDGFRASPNGATAKDGYRSLLWLEEQTRRRLPACDADLFSPPPPPVCHGLEFIEFAASVAEAQRLGQHLQALGFQHEGSHRSKQVTLWRNGGARIVINHQSHSWADHFYQRHGVSLCAMALRVDSSAPIVARARALGYATWQGDAGPNETPIPAICAPDGSLVYLIDAGEAIYERDFLLRDGVTVREDYLGIDHLALGMEADSRDNWVMFFRTVFGFTLEHEQTLPDPYGLVRSLAVRSPQGEIRLALNISQSRATQIARSVACYQGAGLQHAAFACRDLPATCDQLAAVADHALPIPANYYDDLLARFGGELDVGRLQRRQLLYDRDPQGGAFLHLYTRPFIAGRFFFELTERRAGYALYGAANAAVRLAAMQYC
- a CDS encoding DNA-binding transcriptional regulator, translated to MRDDGATEYKTVRGLSRGLLLLKLLNKFDGGATPGLLAEFSGLHRTTVRRLLETLQEEGFVRRSRSDDSFRLTINVRQLSDGFRDEHWISALATPLLGELLREVQWPTDITTLDVDAMVVRETTHRFSRLSFHRAMVGRRLPLLLTASGLTWLAFAPDAERDAILSMLAARPEAEYQLAREPERLAAILARTRQNGYGENFRGWRQEEKIASIAVPVCSQQRVIGCLNLVYIASAMTIEQAAQKHLSALQRVAGQIEARMEDEEVWYEMP
- a CDS encoding shikimate dehydrogenase family protein, which translates into the protein MVISGNTRLIAHLGYPTASFKAPMIYNPWFVDQQVDVKVVPMGVRPEDYAAFIPPLFTMTNIIGALVTMPHKIATCDLVQRLSPTAAIAGACNAIRREADGSLSGDMFDGDGFVLGLRRKGFQPEGTRALVVGSGGVGSAIAASLAAAAVSALTLYDTRPEVAHALAGRLHQHYPQLDITLMQHDPAGHELVVNATPLGMKVSDPLPLDVDRLAPGTWVGEVVMTQEYTPLLRAAQARQCHIQRGTDMLFEMIPAYLRFFDLPVATPEQLRALAEIRY
- a CDS encoding TetR/AcrR family transcriptional regulator — protein: MTAVAHDEAQSLKERIFSAAIAVFAEHGLSGARMEQIATEAQTTKRMVVYYFKSKEQLYQEVLQHVYARIRETEQQLGLENVPPVEALVRLVRWSVRYHATHADYMRVICMENMQRGKWLKTSGELKPLNRTALSILEDILQRGQQQGVFQTGLEARDVHRLISSFSFYQVSNFYTFSSLYLDDPLPAIDDEAMVAHHCDIAVRAVVRFVIS